From Nicotiana tabacum cultivar K326 chromosome 22, ASM71507v2, whole genome shotgun sequence, one genomic window encodes:
- the LOC142176222 gene encoding uncharacterized protein LOC142176222, with protein sequence MAEDSELWDVICDGPFIPTKTSGDPVVTVLETRKEFNDADRKSIEKNFRAKKRIFVQRKLLFVALVLMSTTRFQHINPLRRSGKLYKQLMKGTTQAKQSKIEMLTTEYGLFRIKEDESIQDMYTRFISIINELHSRRKIIPRNKLVRKILSVLPGSWETRVNAITEAKDL encoded by the coding sequence ATGGCTGAAGACTCCGAGCTTTGGGATGTCATTTGTGATGGACCTTTCATCCCAACAAAAACCAGTGGTGACCCAGTGGTAACTGTTCTAGAAACAAGAAAGGAATTCAATGACGCTGACCGAAAGTCCATAGAAaagaattttcgtgcaaagaaaagaattttcgtgcaaagaaaattATTGTTTGTGGCATTGGTCCTGATGAGTACAACACGATTTCAGCATATCAATCCGCTAAGGAGATCTGGGAAGCTCTATAAACAGCTCATGAAAGGAACAACGCAGGCAAAGCAGTCCAAGATTGAAATGCTAACCACAGAGTATGGGCTTTTCAGAATTAAGGAGGACGAATCCATTCAGGATATGTACACTCGCTTCATATctatcatcaatgagcttcactcacGGCGAAAGATCATCCCCAGGAACAAACTCGTCAGGAAGATACTTAGTGTATTACCTGGTTCTTGGGAAACACGGGTAAATGCTATCACAGAAGCAAAAGATCTGTAG